The proteins below come from a single uncultured Carboxylicivirga sp. genomic window:
- a CDS encoding S46 family peptidase, translated as MRKFLIGLLVLGFLMPQAKADEGMWIPMLLKKYNIDEMQKMGFKLTAEDIYSVNEACLKDAVVIFGGGCTGELISDKGLLITNHHCGYGQIQYHSTVDHDYLTNGFWAMTPEEELVNPGLTVTFLKRMDDVTEQVLEGTTGDMTEANKEKLIQKNIASIKAAAIKNTHYKAVLKPFFNGNQYFLFINEVFKDVRLVGAPPSAIGKFGGDTDNWMWPRHTGDFSMFRIYADKNNEPAEYSPDNVPYHPKKHFTVSMKGVEEGDFTMVFGYPGSTYEYVPSYHLKMLTEDINPKLIDVRTEKLNILNRYQGADPAVRIQYAAKNARISNSWKRWIGENRGLEILDAVNKKQDFEKRFEQWAKADQLRTQKYGSLISDYKKVYEDYTPYRLAKDYLLEVISRNGIEISSMASKLNELVVLYQTSESNGTEPTQEQIEATKNKLKDAAQLFFKDYYQPIDRDMSVMLLNKYRDNIPQSFHPDVYQLINSKFKGDVGKYVSYLYKKSIFDNKDDVIAFIDVFSSKSISKLQKDPAFLLYNSFIEMYYDYVNAKSKSIQLELNKLNKTYMAAQMEYESDKVFYPDANFTLRVAYGKVAGYKARDAVKYDYYTTLEGIMQKDNPDIYDYRVPQKLKELYRSKDYGRYEVNGTVPVCFIATNHTTGGNSGSPVLNAEGQLIGINFDRAWEGVMSDLMFNPDQCRNISLDIRYVLFLIDKFAGADYLIDEMTIVN; from the coding sequence ATGAGAAAATTTCTTATCGGATTACTAGTATTAGGCTTTTTAATGCCTCAGGCAAAGGCCGATGAAGGCATGTGGATACCCATGCTTCTAAAGAAGTACAATATTGACGAAATGCAAAAAATGGGTTTTAAACTAACTGCTGAAGATATTTACAGTGTGAATGAAGCTTGTTTAAAAGATGCAGTTGTAATTTTTGGTGGTGGTTGTACCGGCGAACTTATTTCGGATAAAGGCCTGTTGATTACCAATCATCATTGTGGTTATGGACAAATTCAATATCATAGTACTGTAGATCATGATTATCTAACCAATGGATTTTGGGCGATGACACCAGAAGAAGAACTAGTTAATCCTGGTTTAACCGTTACTTTTCTTAAACGTATGGATGATGTAACTGAACAAGTTTTAGAAGGGACTACCGGCGATATGACTGAGGCTAACAAAGAAAAGTTGATACAGAAAAATATAGCTTCAATTAAAGCGGCGGCAATAAAAAATACACATTACAAAGCTGTTTTGAAGCCATTTTTCAATGGTAATCAGTATTTTTTGTTTATTAATGAAGTGTTTAAGGATGTTCGTTTAGTAGGAGCTCCTCCTTCGGCAATTGGTAAATTTGGTGGTGATACCGATAACTGGATGTGGCCTCGTCATACAGGCGATTTCTCGATGTTCCGTATTTATGCTGATAAAAATAATGAGCCTGCAGAATATTCACCTGATAATGTACCTTATCATCCGAAAAAGCATTTTACTGTTTCGATGAAAGGTGTGGAGGAAGGTGATTTTACTATGGTTTTTGGCTATCCCGGAAGTACTTATGAGTATGTTCCTTCTTATCACTTAAAAATGCTTACGGAAGATATTAATCCTAAGTTAATTGATGTTAGAACCGAAAAACTCAATATTTTAAATCGTTATCAGGGAGCCGATCCTGCAGTTCGTATTCAATATGCAGCAAAGAATGCTCGAATTTCAAATAGCTGGAAAAGATGGATTGGTGAGAATCGTGGTTTGGAAATTTTAGATGCTGTAAATAAAAAGCAAGATTTCGAAAAGAGATTTGAGCAGTGGGCAAAGGCCGATCAGCTGCGAACTCAAAAATATGGATCTCTTATATCGGATTATAAAAAAGTATACGAAGATTATACTCCATATCGATTGGCTAAAGATTACTTATTAGAAGTAATAAGTCGTAATGGTATTGAGATATCTTCTATGGCAAGTAAATTAAATGAGCTGGTAGTTCTTTATCAAACGTCAGAATCGAATGGTACTGAGCCTACGCAAGAACAGATTGAAGCGACTAAAAACAAGCTGAAAGATGCAGCTCAATTGTTTTTTAAAGATTACTATCAACCAATTGATAGAGATATGAGCGTGATGCTTTTAAATAAATATCGTGATAATATACCTCAATCTTTTCATCCTGATGTTTATCAGTTAATTAATAGTAAGTTTAAGGGCGATGTGGGTAAGTATGTTTCCTATTTATATAAAAAATCTATTTTTGATAATAAAGATGATGTAATAGCATTTATTGATGTATTTTCTTCTAAATCAATAAGTAAGCTTCAAAAAGATCCTGCTTTTCTATTATACAATAGTTTTATAGAGATGTACTATGACTATGTAAATGCTAAAAGCAAATCGATACAATTGGAACTTAATAAGCTCAATAAAACGTATATGGCCGCTCAAATGGAGTATGAATCTGATAAGGTATTTTATCCCGATGCAAATTTTACTTTACGTGTAGCTTATGGAAAGGTAGCTGGTTATAAAGCTAGAGATGCTGTTAAGTATGATTATTATACGACTCTGGAAGGTATCATGCAAAAGGATAATCCGGATATATATGATTACAGAGTTCCTCAAAAACTGAAGGAATTATATAGGAGCAAAGACTACGGTCGTTACGAAGTGAATGGAACCGTACCGGTATGTTTTATTGCTACCAATCATACAACGGGTGGAAATTCTGGAAGTCCAGTATTAAATGCCGAAGGTCAATTAATTGGAATTAATTTCGACCGAGCCTGGGAAGGAGTGATGAGTGACTTAATGTTTAATCCCGATCAATGTCGTAATATATCTTTGGATATTCGATATGTCTTGTTTTTAATCGATAAGTTTGCCGGAGCCGATTATTTAATTGATGAAATGACAATTGTAAATTAA